From the genome of Salvelinus sp. IW2-2015 unplaced genomic scaffold, ASM291031v2 Un_scaffold2841, whole genome shotgun sequence:
gcctacagcaaagtgggtttaaataatttataacttgttaacaatttctgctagttagtttgtgctaccatgtgggttttagcttgcttgagcctgctaactgaggagtgttaattcacctgtttccatacatgtttcattttaaaacatgtatcttacaaaaggagttgtttaatgtaactgcttaactatttttctgtacatggaattgtatttgttttttaaaaacaaattttcccctaatctttacaggaaaatgccacgggcactatctgatgtgtggagacatttcactgcagctaatgaaGAAGGAAAAGCTTTGTACATtagcaaatactgtgccaaatcatatgtgaagaatgcaacaaagatgcagaatcatctggccaagtgcataaagttccctcagcgctcacaacaagtaggggcggcaggtagcctagtggttagagcgttggactagtaaccgaaaggttgcaagattgaatccccgagctgacaaggtaaaaatctgtcattctgcccctgaacaaggcagttaacccactgttcctaggtcgtcattgaatataataatttgttcttaactgacttgcctagttaaataaaggtggaaaaaaatatatattaaatgagCTGGGATGAtttccatcgcatctcccaataatattttcaacatacatctgtaaaatgatagtctagaaactaaagctttgattgtcttcctctcaggcttccatgtcttctccctggacctcctcaatgtccacctcttgtaCATCAGACTTTGAGGCcttatcttcactgtcactttccagcCTTGTttaggatggctcgttgtcaggctcaaaaagcctcaaatttgcccggatggccaccaatttttcaaccattgtattggtcagcctgttgcgtgctttggtgtgggtattcccaaacaaggaccagttgcgctctgaggcggctgatgttggtgggatttggaggatagtgatgacaccatagaccttgttgatctctgcaccagacaggatgctcttgccaacatacttggggtccaacatgtacgctgcggcgtgtatgggcttcaggcagaagtcttcacgctttttgatctatttcagaactgcagtttcctctgcttggagcaacagtaaagtgggcagggcagtacggatttcttctcttacttatgcaagcagagtctgaacatcagacaggatggcattgtctcccacAATCTGTGccatggctactgctataggtttcaggagtttcaggctgcttaccactctctcccaaaatacatcatccaggaggatcctcttgatgtggctgtccatatcggcagactgtgatatggccatttcttggagactccttcccctccaggagactgtcaaacatgatgacaacaccaccccaacgggtgttgctgggcagcttcaatgtggtgctcttattcttctcactttgcttggtgaggtagattgctgctattacttgatgacccttcacatacctaaccatttccttggctctcttgtagagcgTATCCATTGTCACAAGTGCAAATACCTtttgtggtccaaggtcattgatgactgccttcagctcatctgcaatgtagagaccggtgtgtctgttgtcccttgtgtctgtgctcttgtagaatactggttgaggggtgtagatgatgtagttaattattccttgcccccgaacattcgaccacccatcagagatgattgcaatgcaGTCtactttctctatgatttgcttgaccttcacttgaactctgttgaccTCTTCATCCAGTAAATGAGTAGATAAATCATGTCtggctggaggggtgtatgctgggcgaagaacattcagtaatctcttccaatacacattgcctgtgagcatcagaggtgaaccagaatacacagctcgagcaagacattcatcagcatttctctgactacgttcctccattgagtcaaaaagtcttctgattccaggaggaccatgagttgttgctattgataaggtgtctgattcatcattttcacctcaattagaagtagagggacttttgtcagaggttgcttttttttaacctttctttaaccaggtaggcaagttgagaagaagttctcatttacaactgcaacctggccaagataaagtaaagcagttcgacacatacaacaacacagagttacacatggagtaaaacaaacatacatttacatttacatttaagtcatttagcagacgctcttatccagagcgacttacaaattggaaagttcatacatattcatcctggtccccccgtggggaatgaacccacaaccctggcgttgcaagcgccatgctctaccaactgagccacacgggaccatacagttaataacacagtaaaaatatatatttacagtgtgtgcaaatggagtaagataagggaggtaaggcaataagtaggccatagtggcgaaataattacaatttagcaattaagcACTgaaatgatagatgtgcagaacatgaatgtgcaagtagagatactggggtgcaaaggagaagaagaaaataacagtatgggggtgcggtagttgggtgggttatttacTTGTTCTCAACTTACCTACCTGgttaacatttattttgactgctctaattacgttggtaaccagtttataatagcaataaggcaccttgtgggtttgtggtatatggccaatttaccacagctaagggcttgggctgtatccaggcactccgcgttctGTCGtgattaagaacagcccttagccgtggtatattagccatatactaTTGATAAGGTATTGATATTGAtatatattagccatataccacacctccttgggccGTATTATtaaatataccacagctttcagcattcagggttcaaaCCACTAGGTTAATAATTTACATTATAAACGGTAttacaaaacatgtatttgtactggtttaattacgttggtaagcagtttatattagcaataaggcacctcggtaGTTTGTGGTATTTGACCAATAttccacggctaaaggctgtatccaggcactccgcgttgcgtcaggggtaagaacagccattagccgtggtatattgttcATCTACCACACCCCATCGgggcttattgcttaaatatagcgaGTGTAGGCTTTATAGAACAAAcgtgattagctagctagctatgtgaaTTCCACATGTTGAGCTGCATTGATGCGAAATTAGGAGGCGTCTGCAGTTTTTGTCCTGTATCAAATCCAGAGCATAGCGACTTTACACATCATACATCATGTTAATAATGAATTTGGTTACCTTCCCGCTTGCTCATAGCTTCTATATTATCGTACAGGAATGTTCTTATTTTACGGTTACCTAGCTAGAAGCATTTGATTACAACCTGAAGTGACTGTTTATTTGTGATTGTGTGCAAGTTGAAGAAGCATGATACACATGTAAATCGCCTTAACCATTAGAGTTATTTTgagtcataaaatatattttcagaagaacagaaggaTACGAGAAGAATACTGAAAAATCTTATACAATGTTTGCATTATTTTATATAATGTAGAATAGTAAACACAAAGCTTTGGTGTATTCTAATTTTCCGGCATTCCTAGGGGCACCCCATTATTTTGGAGCgatgcattctgggaaatgtcGTTTCTTGTAGAAGAGACGTGTGTCCGTTATGATCAggttttttaataaaaatatatttgtcaaCTTTTGTTCAAAATAGATAGGCTAGATAAGCATCATTGCCATTTGCCTATAGCCTATGTAATAAATCAGCCTATACTAACAAGATTCCCCGGCTTTGTAATACTTAGGTTCAGACTATAGAGCCCCAACATTACAGACACAGTATTAATAGGCCAGAAATAAAAGAATAATCCcttatttttagtttttatttacaaATCTATTTTAGTCTACATGTCTGTTAAATAGTTAGTAGACTCACATAACAAAGCATGGACTTTGTAACCTCTATTATTGGACAGATcagattctctccctctctctctctgtctctctctctctctcaattcaatttaagggctttattggcatgggaaacatataatTACATTGAAAAAGCAAGTAAAATaggtaataaacaaaagtgaaataaacaataaaaataaacagtaaacatgacACTCACAAcatttccaaaataataaagacatgtcatatgtctatgtactgtattgtaatgatgtgcaaatagttcatgTACAAAAAGGGAAagtaaaaacataaatatgggttgtatttacaatggtgtttgttcttcactggttgcccttttcttgtggcaacaggtcacacatcttgctgctgtgatggcacactgtggtatttcacccaaaagATATGGGAGTTTTTTGAAAAtggggtttgttttcgaattctttgtgggtctgtgtaatctgagggaaatgtgtgtctctaatatggtcctacatttggcaggttaggaagtgcagctcagtccCGAGGAAACCCGGCCAACTGTTTACGTGCCACCCGCCTGGTGCCGACTTGGAGTGCTGCTGTGCCTCCTTGTGGGCTGCACTGAACAGTGAATATAGATGCAGAGGAAGATGCCAGTTCAGTGGCACTGAACAGTGAATATAGATGCAGAGGAAGATGCCAGTTCAGTGGCACTGAGCAGTTATGGCAAAGCATTAAATCCATTTACTTTGATTTAACATGGTGCACAGAAGGCTTTCTTTTCTCTATGCCCAGTAAGCTTTCAAAATGTCAAATTATGTTATACACATTTTAATAGCGAATGTAGGCATATGCCTATAAAAACAGAGAGGAGATTTTGAGGACATAATAAggttatttttgtattatattaGCACACTGAGGCAGGGATGCGGGGAGAAGAACCACGTTAATCAGATGTCATGGGTCAAGTGCAAGTACAGATGATCACATGTAGCAACACCCTCAGGCACTCCAGGTAAGTACATGTACATACATGACAACGCTGTATTCTCGGGCTGTagtccagagaggaagagggagactcAACTCGAGGAAAACAtgtgtctccctccagcaggtggcgttttgttgttgtttcaccGACCAAGCAAGGAGATTTTAAATGGATGTCAATGAGAGtttcgaatttggtcaacaaagaAATGAAtgggcttatttgctacgtgaggtttatttgatcgattAGAGGTTTCTTAttgcttaagttgttacgagtgtactgctataagtaggacacgtgacatcccggcaaaaAACACATAgttccagtctgtatcacaaccggccgtgatcgggagtcccatagggctgcgcacaattggcccagcgtcgtccgggtttggaccgggtaggccgtcattgtaaataataatttgttcttaactgacttgcctagttaaataaaggtttaaaaatatatatgttgtctcgtgatggctatgcatattcatgatatGAGACTAGTAGCATAATATCTCTCtacattgaatacaggcggttaaCGTCAAAAACCCGAATCAAATATTCAAAAATAGatttacaataatgagatgtatccaccaattcAAAGAAAGGATAGACGGGGGCTAGACAGACTGCCGTgtcgctttgtggacaacgattGTTAGCGCGGAAGGGACaggtatcttgtcagtatatccattaTATTTGCATAGCCCAACGTTTTGTAACTAAAACGGGAGTTTCTACTGGACACATTCAGATAGGTCCCTCCCCGCtgtcttccgtttaagaaacattttgctACGGAATGGCGTAATGAATAAgccccagagagagggagggcggagAACACGGACGGCGCACACAGGGAAGGGTACTGAGCGAAACAGATGGTTAGTGCCTCGCTACAAAACCCCCGGAAGACTGGATTTATCGATATGCTGGGCTCGAACGCACCGACTTTCCTATTAAAGTGTAATATGAAGTAAACAACCGAATAGCTGTGATGAAATGATCGGGTCTTATGTCGTTGGTTTTCAGTTTCACTGTGTGGCGTTGTAGGCTGGGTTGGAGCTGTGTGTGTATCACATCCAAATGGATCAGTAGAAGGATGCGTGTAAACGATTGGATTTTAAGACCGTAACACGCTAACATTAGCCAACTGCACACATGGAGACTAAACACACGACTGCAGCCCTGACTACTCAGGACTTGGAGCGGGAAAGAGAAAGACAGTATTGTGAACTTTGTGGGAAACTGGAGAATCTCCTCAAGTGCGGCCGGTGTCGAAACTCGTTTTACTGCAGCAAGGCGCACCAGACGCAGCACTGGAAAACGCACAAGCTCATTTGTAAAGAATCTGTGGCGAAGTCGCAGGTTTCAAAAGAGACGCCTGCTGAACGTCAGGCACCGTCTGGGGATTGGGAGAAAGGACAGACACTACCGCAACAAAAGACCTGCGCTGCATCTCGGAGTGGAGAGACTATAATGAAAGGGTTCATAACAAACGCAGAGAGCGCGGTGTCCTCGGTCGATAAGCCAGGCTGGTCGAATAACCATACCAAACCCAACGGACAAACCACCACCCGGTCCACGACTCAGAAACTCGCCAGGGAGTACATCGTACCGTGTATGACTAAGCATGGGATATGTGTAGTTGACAACTTCCTCGGCGGGGAAACGGGGCTGGCCATCCTGGAGGACGTCAAAGTGCTGCATAAAACCGTGAAGTTTACCGACGGTCAGTTGGTCAGTCAGAAAAGTGACTCTATTAAAGACATTAGGGGAGATAAGATCACATGGATCGAGGGCCGAGAGTCCGGGTGTGAGAAGATCCGCTTCCTCATGAGCCATATGGATGATCTGGCCAGACATTGTAATGGTCAACTGGGAAACTTTACAATAAATGTAAGGACTAAAGTAAGTAGCCaggttaaatacatttataaactTGGGTATAATCCTTGTCTTGGGCcatattggcccagcgtcatccaggtttggccagggtaggctgtcactgtaactaaggatttgttcttaagtgacttgcccaGTTCAATCAAGGTTAGATGTGAAATCCTATAGacaaggctgtgtcccaaatggcaccctgtccccTACATtaagccctatggaccctggtcaaaagcagtccaCTAGAAAATAAGGTGACATTTGGTGTGGACTATAGGTGTGGTTACAACAGCATGACTGTGGGATTACATTTATGGATAAATGTCAGGAACATTTCTCCTGTTGAATGCTTCATATGTGATGGGGCTTTCCATAGGCCTGAGACACCATGttacctgtctgtgtctgtggccaGCCTGTAGATGTAATATAGTCGTAATATATTACACTTTTTCTttgttgtgcattttgctatttgcctcatgggCATGAGGGTCTCATGatactttgttgactacaaactttctttagCGAACCGTGGGACcaactatgtttgttcccacactggggactgactctctattggttacacagacttttggcctcccatcctattctaaccatctctcgccggctttgtgttcatgttacctgatgaaattgctgtacaatatgatcttgttgccatctgatacacattcagatgtcataaattagcagtgcagagctctccctgtcctctgctgtgccttgatcctcacaaataatcctgatggGCATCCGTCTGGTGTGTTCTCtaatgttttacagcctgtgttcgtaatggctgctcagtgaaacgacctgtcctgatttgtcataaatgtcatgagcaagccttccttcatgaactggactctgtaaaatggtatagaatcagcttgatcccctctgtcaaagATGCTTgcaccttcttttttgatattttcagtggtattgtttgCAAACACGCcaccataaagaaaatgagaattaaaaacaggttcagcccctggttcgaccgtgatctggcagagttactccacctcaagaattgcatttggcgaaaggctcggcacacgtatactcaggctgactggctctcgttcaggcaaatagGAAATAAGtcctcaggctatccggaagacCAAAGCTAGttactttaacttctctaggatagggggctgcattttcacatttggatgaaaagcgtgcccagagtaaactgcctcctactctgtcccagatgctaatatatgcatattattattactattggatagacaacactctgaagtttctaaaactgtttgaatcatgtctgtgactacaacagaacttatttggcaggcaaaaccctggaCAAAcatttagaatattttttttttgaggtcactctcttttcaatgggcttTCATTGGGattccagatttctaagggaccttcctgcagttcctatcgcttccactggatgtcaacagtctttagaaattggttgaggtttttcctttgagaaatgaagaagtagccatgttcagaatgaggctccagtgaagtgtactgtttgttagaggcgcgtgcccagaaagcatgctacacattgttttcctccggtattgaacacagatcatcccgtcttcaattttatcgatgatttacgtaaaaaaatacctaaagttgtattacaaaagtagtatgagatgtttggacaaagcttacaggtaacttttgagatattttgtagtcacgttgtgcaagttggaactggtgtttttctggatcaaacgcgccaaagaaattgacattttggatatatatcgacgtatttaatcgaacaaaaggaccatttgtgatgtttatgggacatattggagggccaacagaagaagctcgtcaaaggtaaggcatgaattatatctttNtgtgcgttcctggtgtaactcgggcagttgttggcatcctgtacctgtcccgcaggtgtgatgttcggatgtaccgatcctgtgcaggtgttgttacaagtggtctgccactgcgaggatgatcagctgtccaccctgtctccctgtagctctgtcttaggcgtctcacagtacggacattgcaatttattgccctggccacatctgcagtcctcatgcctccttgcagcatgcctaaggcacattcacgcagatgagcagggaccctgggcatctttcttttggtgtttttcagagtctttagaaaggcctctttagtgtcctaagttttcataactgtgaccttaatatcctaccttctgtaagctgttagtgtcttaacgactgttccacatgtgcatgttcatttattgttatgcttcattgaacaagcatgggaaacagtgtttaacctctttcagctagggggcagaatttttatttggaaaaataacgttcccaaagtaaacagactatttctcaggtccagatgctagaatatgcatataattgacagattaggatagaaaacactctaaagtttccaaaactgtcaaatattgtctgtgagtataacagaactgattttgcaggcgaaaacctgaggaaaaccaACCCGggagtgccttttatttggaaatatccctgttccattgcctgcccctcctccattgtaagcctatcctccatttaaaggggtatcaaccagattccttttccaatggcttcctcaggctgtgaccaggctttagacatagtttcaagcttttattttgaaaaatgagcgagatttttcaaaacgcgtcaggtgtcctttgattagttcctgcgcgcgagagatgtagctcgacattttcttctctgtagtattgaataggttaccgtccggttgaaatattatcgattatgtatgttaaaaacaacctgaggattgattataaaaaacgtttgacatgtttctacgaatattacggatactttttggaattttcgtccgcctttcaggaccggaacgagcctgtatGGTTTTCTGAatataacgcgcaaaccaaatggcgttttttgg
Proteins encoded in this window:
- the LOC112074833 gene encoding egl nine homolog 1-like, giving the protein METKHTTAALTTQDLERERERQYCELCGKLENLLKCGRCRNSFYCSKAHQTQHWKTHKLICKESVAKSQVSKETPAERQAPSGDWEKGQTLPQQKTCAASRSGETIMKGFITNAESAVSSVDKPGWSNNHTKPNGQTTTRSTTQKLAREYIVPCMTKHGICVVDNFLGGETGLAILEDVKVLHKTVKFTDGQLVSQKSDSIKDIRGDKITWIEGRESGCEKIRFLMSHMDDLARHCNGQLGNFTINVRTKIMPHQVLWLAIPEAGGIITKGCLSMPLGPPQVLWLAIPEAGSIITKGCLLAPIRFSGRLFQRLGA